In the Oncorhynchus gorbuscha isolate QuinsamMale2020 ecotype Even-year linkage group LG05, OgorEven_v1.0, whole genome shotgun sequence genome, one interval contains:
- the LOC124035072 gene encoding uncharacterized protein LOC124035072 has protein sequence MVSVLFHTHLVRDRSLFPELVPLLSLVNPADIQSDITAPLTDQPHCEKYHQRQHQEPVGGAAQGLGRWYSRALSSLNMTAGGPSFIRDTGNLIVYLPFHSFQHLSPAQLLDGMDVLLMNTLSHLQQEFVSETLIGTFRNLTAEQFRRLGNLTCLSDPKDLRVYRNAEAFSVIQDNIRTCVDQGLRSMISSFFLNGSELQSPGSLSAC, from the exons ATGGTATCTGTGCTTTTTCATACCCACTTGGTCAGGGACAGGAGCCTCTTTCCTGAACTGGTCCCCCTACTTTCCCTGGTCAACCCTGCAGACATCCAGTCTGACATCACTGCCCCCCTTACAGACCAACCTCATTGT GAGAAATACCATCAACGGCAACATCAGGAGCCTGTCGGTGGAGCAGCGCAGGGCCTTGGGAGGTGGTACAGCCGAGCCCTCAGCTCCCTCAACATGACAGCCGGTGGCCCCTCCTTCATCAGAGACACTGGTAACCTGATCGTCTACCTGCCCTTTCACAGCTTCCAGCACCTCTCACCTGCTCAG CTGTTGGATGGAATGGATGTGTTGCTGATGAACACCCTAAGCCACCTACAGCAGGAGTTTGTGTCTGAGACCCTCATAGGGACGTTCAGAAATCTAACAGCAGAACAATTCAGGAG GCTTGGCAACCTGACGTGTCTGTCAGACCCAAAGGACCTGCGGGTGTACAGAAACGCAGAGGCCTTCTCTGTGATTCAGGACAACATTAGGACATGTGTTGACCAGGGCCTCAGGAGCATG ATCTCCAGCTTTTTCCTGAATGGGAGTGAGCTTCagtctcctggctctctctctgcctgctga
- the LOC124035794 gene encoding eukaryotic translation initiation factor 3 subunit J-A-like gives MHTFPRRGFPFLKKMFFLKRDQQLPALQSLVVYFHHLLCRFQFRVLSNPHTHTAKMADADDWDADNFEPDVAPSKKAVVLDKWEGEDEDEDVKDNWDDEEEEKKTEAKKSEAKVSEKKKLAEKIKEKENRLRKKQQELKKNLDEEEELTPEQQLAEKLKVQKMQEEADLELAKEAFGISGGSTTNNVSGIEAMCPSSKEDFTEFEKLLKVKILQYEKSVHYSSFLESLFRELCISLEVEDLKKISSSLTVLLNEKQKQEKAIKGKKKKKGVVLGGGMKAKGKDDLADYGEFDGGYTQDYDDFM, from the exons ATGCATACTTTTCCACGAAGGGGATTTCCTTtcttgaaaaaaatgttttttttaaaaagaGATCAGCAACTCCCAGCATTGCAGAGCCTCGTTGTCTACTTTCACCATCTGCTTTGCCGCTTTCAGTTCAGAGTTCTGTCaaacccgcacacacacacagccaagatGGCGGATGCCGACGATTGGG ACGCTGACAACTTCGAGCCGGACGTCGCGCCGAGCAAAAAGGCGGTAGTGCTGGACAAATGGGAAGGCGAAGACGAAGATGAAGATGTGAAG GATAACTGggatgatgaagaggaagagaagaaaacaGAGGCAAAGAAATCAG AGGCCAAAGTATCGGAGAAGAAAAAACTGGCCGAAAAAATAAAGGAGAAAGAAAACCGGCTAAGGAAAAAGCAACAAGAGCTGAAAAAGAAT TTGGATGAAGAGGAAGAGCTTACACCTGAACAACAGCTAGCAGAAAAGTTGAAAGTCCAGAAGATGCAGGAGGAAGCAGACTTGGAGCTGGCAAAAGAGGCGTTTG GAATTTCAGGGGGTAGTACCACAAACAATGTTTCTGGAATTGAAGCCATGTGCCCATCTTCTAAAGAGGACTTCACAGAGTTTGAAAAGTTGCTGAAAGTGAAGATATTACAGTATGAAAAATCTGTGCATTATTCGAGCTTCTTGGAGTCGTTGTTTCGGGAGCTTTGTATTTCAT TGGAAGTTGAAGACTTAAAGAAAATCAGCTCTTCCCTGACAGTTCTACTTAATGAAAAACAGAAGCAAGAAAAG GCAATCAAAggcaaaaagaagaagaaaggagTTGTACTTGGTGGTGGTATGAAAGCCAAGGGGAAAGATGACCTTGCAGACTATGGAGAATTCGATGGTGGCTACACCCAAGACTATGATGACTTCATGTGA